A section of the Corynebacterium tuberculostearicum genome encodes:
- a CDS encoding phosphoglyceromutase → MTNGKLILLRHGQSKWNESNQFTGWVDVDLTEKGEAEAKRGGELLAQEGVLPDVLYTSLLRRAIRTANIALNAADRHWIPVVRDWRLNERHYGALQGLNKAETKEEYGEEKFMAWRRSYDTRPPELADDSEYSQADDPRYADLDKVPQTECLKGVVARFVPYFEEEILPRAKKGETVLIAAHGNSLRALVKHLDNISDDDIAGLNIPTGIPLVYEITADGSVVNPGGTYLDPEAAAAGAAAVAAQGGK, encoded by the coding sequence ATGACTAACGGAAAGCTGATTCTTCTTCGCCATGGCCAATCCAAGTGGAACGAGTCCAACCAGTTCACTGGCTGGGTCGATGTAGATCTGACCGAAAAGGGCGAGGCGGAAGCCAAGCGCGGCGGTGAGCTGCTCGCGCAGGAAGGCGTTCTGCCCGATGTACTCTATACCTCTCTTCTGCGCCGTGCTATCCGCACCGCGAACATCGCTCTTAACGCCGCCGACCGCCACTGGATTCCAGTGGTGCGCGACTGGCGCCTCAACGAGCGCCACTACGGCGCCCTGCAGGGCCTGAACAAGGCCGAGACCAAGGAAGAGTACGGCGAGGAAAAGTTCATGGCATGGCGCCGCTCCTATGACACGCGCCCGCCGGAGCTGGCCGATGACTCCGAGTACTCCCAGGCCGATGACCCGCGCTACGCGGACCTGGATAAGGTTCCGCAGACCGAGTGCCTGAAGGGCGTCGTCGCCCGCTTCGTTCCGTACTTCGAGGAAGAAATCCTCCCACGCGCCAAGAAGGGCGAGACCGTACTCATCGCCGCACACGGCAATTCCCTGCGCGCACTGGTTAAGCACCTGGACAATATCTCCGATGATGATATCGCCGGCCTGAACATTCCAACCGGCATCCCGCTGGTCTATGAGATCACCGCGGACGGCTCCGTAGTAAACCCAGGTGGCACTTACCTGGATCCGGAAGCCGCCGCTGCCGGTGCCGCCGCCGTTGCTGCGCAGGGCGGTAAGTAA
- a CDS encoding methylated-DNA--[protein]-cysteine S-methyltransferase, whose protein sequence is MFRLIDSPLGPLRLQASPRGLSRVEFTAASAPQEAVGGVEEGGIEKRSADVLDAAQVQLAEYFAGQRRAFELPLDPPATTDFRAAVHAQLVEIGYGETVTYRDVAKLLGRPGATRAVGSACGANPLLIVRPCHRVLRSDGQLGGYAGGLEAKRFLLTLEEN, encoded by the coding sequence ATGTTCCGCCTTATCGATAGCCCCCTCGGGCCCCTGCGCTTGCAGGCGAGCCCGCGGGGGCTTTCCCGCGTTGAATTCACCGCAGCCAGCGCCCCGCAGGAAGCGGTGGGCGGCGTGGAAGAAGGGGGCATCGAAAAGCGCAGCGCGGACGTGCTCGACGCCGCCCAGGTGCAGCTCGCGGAGTATTTCGCCGGCCAGCGCCGCGCTTTCGAGCTGCCCCTCGACCCGCCTGCGACGACCGACTTTCGCGCCGCAGTGCATGCCCAACTGGTCGAGATTGGCTATGGGGAGACGGTCACCTACCGCGACGTCGCCAAGCTGCTGGGCCGGCCCGGCGCGACGCGGGCCGTGGGCAGTGCGTGCGGCGCCAATCCCCTGCTCATCGTGCGGCCATGCCACCGTGTGCTGCGCAGCGACGGCCAGCTCGGCGGCTATGCGGGTGGTCTGGAAGCCAAACGTTTTTTGCTGACACTAGAAGAAAACTAG
- a CDS encoding Ppx/GppA phosphatase family protein — protein sequence MRLGVLDVGSNTVHLVAVDAATGGRPTPMSDWKTPLRLVEQLDKKGNIHEKGVKKLVSAVAEASELGDKLGCAEFIAFATSAVRSAPNSEAVLDEVEKQTGVRLQILSGVEEAQLTFLAARRWYGWSAGRITNLDIGGGSLELSTGTDEHPDLAFSLDLGAGRLTHNWFDTDPPEKKKVSALRDFIDAELEDAAQQMKAMGPAGLAVGTSKTFRTLARLTGAAPSSAGPYVKRTLTAPGLRQLISFISRMTAADRADLEGVSSNRSHQIVAGALVAEASMRALDIEKLEICPWALREGVILRRTDKGLE from the coding sequence GTGCGATTAGGTGTATTAGACGTCGGAAGCAATACCGTCCACCTCGTTGCGGTCGATGCCGCGACGGGCGGGCGGCCCACTCCGATGAGCGATTGGAAGACCCCGCTCCGGCTGGTAGAACAGCTGGACAAGAAGGGCAACATCCATGAAAAGGGTGTAAAGAAGCTGGTCAGCGCCGTGGCTGAGGCGAGCGAGCTGGGCGATAAGCTGGGCTGCGCTGAATTTATCGCCTTTGCTACCTCGGCGGTGCGCTCCGCACCCAATTCCGAGGCCGTGCTCGATGAGGTGGAAAAGCAGACCGGCGTACGCCTGCAGATTCTCTCTGGCGTGGAAGAAGCCCAGCTGACCTTCCTCGCTGCCCGTCGCTGGTATGGCTGGTCCGCCGGCCGTATTACCAACCTGGACATCGGCGGCGGCTCGCTAGAGCTGTCCACCGGTACTGACGAGCACCCCGACCTTGCCTTCTCCCTCGACCTGGGCGCTGGCCGGTTGACCCATAATTGGTTCGACACCGACCCGCCAGAGAAGAAAAAGGTAAGCGCGCTGCGCGATTTCATTGATGCGGAGCTTGAGGACGCCGCCCAGCAGATGAAGGCCATGGGCCCCGCTGGCCTTGCCGTGGGTACCTCCAAAACCTTCCGTACGCTGGCCCGCCTGACCGGTGCCGCACCTTCGTCTGCCGGCCCATACGTCAAGCGCACGTTGACTGCACCGGGTCTGCGCCAGTTGATTTCCTTCATCTCTCGCATGACTGCGGCAGACAGAGCGGACCTAGAAGGTGTAAGTTCTAACCGATCGCACCAAATCGTTGCCGGCGCTCTGGTGGCCGAGGCGTCCATGCGGGCCTTGGACATCGAGAAGCTGGAAATCTGCCCGTGGGCGCTGCGTGAGGGCGTCATTTTGCGCCGGACCGACAAGGGATTGGAATAG
- a CDS encoding long-chain-fatty-acid--CoA ligase, translating to MSASTSRAWLEHYSDWTPHTLDYGDKTIVDYYRNNLRVNANKSATYFFGRTQTYAELDTQVRAAAAGLKAFGIRPGDKVAIVLPNCPQHVAAFYAVQLLGATVVEHNPLYTAPELEGLLNDHGARVAISWDKTASTLERLRSTTPLETIVSVSMVDAMPPLKRLALRLPLPPLAAKREQLTSPAPNTVEWSTLIGAAIGGDGSDLDVPEISQDDIALILYTSGTTGKPKGALLSHGNLIANAIQGKAWVPQMGKQQERFLAALPIFHAYGMTTLCIFSIYLGAELILVPSPQMPLILDIVKKRTPTWLPGVPTLYQKIMDAAEEKDVDLSGIRNAFSGAATLPVEIVERWEALTGGRLVEGFGMTETSPVLTANPMNGKHRPGYVGVPFPDTEVRIANPENLDETQPDGQPGEMLARGPQIFQGYFGNAAATEKTFHNGWFRTGDMALMEPDGYIKLVSRIKEIIITGGFNVYPAEVEEAIAQHPDVVDVAAVGRPRQDGSEDVVGCVTLRDGAVLDPEGLKEFCRERLTRYKVPRTFYHFEDLARDHLGKIRRHQVRKDLLELLEAKA from the coding sequence GTGTCCGCTTCCACCTCCCGAGCCTGGCTCGAGCACTACAGCGATTGGACCCCACACACGCTGGACTATGGCGATAAAACCATCGTCGACTACTACCGCAATAACCTGCGGGTCAATGCCAATAAATCCGCCACCTACTTCTTCGGCCGCACGCAGACCTACGCGGAGCTCGATACCCAGGTGCGCGCCGCTGCGGCCGGGCTCAAGGCTTTTGGCATTCGCCCCGGCGACAAGGTAGCCATCGTGCTGCCTAACTGCCCCCAGCACGTCGCGGCCTTCTACGCGGTGCAGCTGCTTGGTGCCACCGTGGTCGAACACAACCCGCTCTATACCGCCCCGGAGCTAGAAGGCTTGCTCAATGACCACGGCGCGCGCGTGGCCATCTCCTGGGATAAAACCGCCTCCACGCTAGAAAGGCTGCGCTCGACCACCCCGCTGGAGACCATCGTCTCCGTCAGCATGGTCGATGCCATGCCACCGCTCAAGCGCCTCGCGCTGCGCCTGCCCCTCCCACCGCTGGCCGCCAAGCGCGAGCAGCTCACCAGCCCCGCGCCCAATACAGTGGAGTGGTCCACCCTCATCGGCGCGGCCATTGGCGGCGATGGCTCGGACCTCGATGTCCCTGAGATCTCCCAGGACGATATCGCGCTCATCCTCTATACCTCCGGCACCACCGGAAAGCCCAAGGGTGCCCTGCTCTCACACGGCAACCTCATTGCCAATGCCATTCAAGGCAAGGCCTGGGTGCCACAGATGGGTAAACAACAAGAACGCTTCCTCGCGGCACTGCCCATCTTCCACGCCTATGGCATGACCACGCTGTGCATCTTCAGCATCTACCTTGGCGCCGAGCTCATCCTTGTCCCCTCCCCACAAATGCCGCTCATTCTGGACATCGTGAAAAAGCGCACGCCTACCTGGCTTCCGGGCGTGCCCACGCTGTATCAAAAAATCATGGACGCGGCGGAAGAAAAGGACGTCGACTTAAGCGGCATCCGCAATGCCTTCTCCGGCGCCGCCACGCTGCCCGTAGAGATTGTGGAGCGCTGGGAAGCCTTGACCGGAGGCCGGCTGGTGGAGGGCTTCGGCATGACGGAGACTTCCCCGGTACTTACGGCCAATCCCATGAACGGCAAGCACCGCCCCGGCTATGTGGGTGTGCCCTTCCCGGATACGGAGGTGCGCATTGCCAACCCTGAGAATCTGGATGAAACCCAACCCGACGGCCAACCGGGCGAGATGCTCGCGCGCGGCCCGCAGATTTTCCAGGGGTATTTTGGCAATGCCGCCGCTACCGAAAAGACCTTCCACAATGGTTGGTTCCGCACCGGCGATATGGCGCTCATGGAACCGGATGGCTATATCAAGCTGGTCAGCCGCATCAAAGAAATCATCATCACCGGCGGCTTCAACGTCTACCCCGCCGAGGTGGAAGAGGCGATTGCCCAGCATCCCGACGTCGTGGATGTCGCCGCCGTGGGCCGCCCGCGCCAGGATGGCTCTGAGGATGTCGTCGGCTGCGTCACCCTGCGCGATGGCGCCGTGCTTGATCCAGAAGGCCTGAAGGAATTCTGCCGCGAGCGCCTGACCCGCTATAAGGTGCCGCGCACCTTCTACCACTTCGAAGATCTGGCGCGCGACCACCTGGGCAAAATCCGCCGCCACCAGGTGCGCAAGGACCTACTCGAGCTGCTGGAGGCAAAGGCCTAA
- a CDS encoding long-chain-fatty-acid--CoA ligase: MSAYESQAWLQYYPEWTPHHLEYGDTTLLDIYDNNLEVNADKPATYFFGRTQTYAELDRQVRAAAAGLKAFGVRPGDRVAIVAPNSPQYIAAFYAILKLGAQVVLHNPLYTAHELEGLFQDHGARIAIAWDKAAPTLEKLRATTNLETVVSINMINAMPTLQRAALRLPIPPLKSKREQLSSPAPNTVPWETLVGNAIGGDGSDITTPEDVDKDTIALIMYTSGTTGKPKGAMLSHGNLFSNLMQGKAWVPGLGDKPERMLAALPFFHAYGLTMNVTLAQFIGGELVILPKPDMSLIMQLMKKHTPTWVPGVPTLYERIVKAAEDQEIPIKGVRAAFSGASTLPSDTVNKWENYTGGLLVEGYGLTECSPIIVGNPMSTDRRPGYVGIPFPDTQVRIANPDNLDETQPDGVEGEVLACGPQIFKGYLNNEEATEAAFHGEWFRTGDMGVMEEDGFIRLVSRIKEIIITGGFNVYPGEVEEILREHPSIDDVAVVGRPREDGSEDVVACLDLADGAALDPEGLKDYCRERLTRYKVPRTFYHFEELAKDQMGKIRRREVQADLIRRLEAEQN; encoded by the coding sequence TTGTCCGCATACGAATCACAGGCTTGGCTCCAGTATTACCCGGAATGGACACCGCACCACCTCGAGTACGGCGACACCACGTTGCTGGATATCTACGACAATAACCTTGAGGTCAACGCCGATAAACCGGCCACCTACTTCTTCGGACGCACCCAAACGTATGCGGAGCTGGACCGTCAGGTTCGCGCTGCGGCCGCTGGCCTGAAGGCCTTCGGTGTGCGCCCCGGTGACCGTGTCGCCATCGTGGCGCCGAACTCGCCGCAGTACATCGCGGCGTTCTACGCCATCTTGAAGCTGGGCGCCCAGGTGGTGCTGCACAACCCGCTCTACACCGCCCACGAGCTGGAGGGTCTCTTCCAGGATCACGGCGCGCGCATCGCCATCGCCTGGGATAAGGCAGCGCCGACCTTGGAGAAGCTGCGCGCGACCACCAACCTGGAAACGGTCGTGTCCATCAACATGATCAACGCCATGCCTACCTTGCAGCGCGCCGCCCTGCGCCTGCCCATCCCACCACTGAAGTCCAAGCGGGAGCAGCTATCGTCCCCGGCGCCCAATACCGTGCCGTGGGAGACCCTGGTGGGCAATGCCATCGGCGGCGACGGCAGCGATATCACCACGCCAGAGGACGTGGATAAGGACACCATCGCGCTCATCATGTACACCTCCGGCACCACCGGAAAACCCAAGGGCGCCATGCTCTCGCACGGCAACCTGTTTTCTAACCTGATGCAGGGCAAGGCGTGGGTTCCTGGCCTGGGCGATAAGCCGGAGCGCATGCTCGCCGCCCTCCCCTTCTTCCACGCTTATGGCCTGACCATGAACGTAACCTTGGCGCAGTTCATCGGCGGCGAGCTGGTCATCCTGCCCAAGCCAGATATGTCGCTCATCATGCAGTTGATGAAGAAGCACACCCCGACCTGGGTACCGGGCGTGCCGACGCTCTACGAGCGCATCGTGAAGGCCGCCGAGGATCAGGAAATCCCCATCAAGGGTGTACGCGCAGCCTTCTCCGGCGCGTCTACCCTGCCTTCGGACACGGTCAACAAGTGGGAGAACTACACCGGCGGCCTCTTGGTGGAGGGCTATGGCCTCACGGAGTGCTCGCCGATTATTGTGGGCAACCCCATGAGCACCGACCGCCGCCCGGGCTACGTTGGCATTCCGTTCCCGGATACCCAGGTGCGCATTGCCAACCCGGATAACCTGGACGAGACCCAGCCGGACGGCGTCGAAGGCGAGGTGCTGGCCTGCGGCCCGCAGATCTTCAAGGGCTACCTCAACAATGAAGAGGCCACCGAAGCCGCCTTCCACGGCGAGTGGTTCCGCACCGGTGACATGGGCGTCATGGAAGAAGACGGCTTCATCCGCCTGGTCAGCCGCATCAAGGAAATCATCATCACCGGCGGCTTCAACGTGTATCCGGGCGAGGTGGAAGAAATCCTGCGCGAGCACCCGAGCATCGATGACGTCGCCGTGGTCGGACGCCCGCGCGAGGACGGCTCCGAGGACGTCGTGGCCTGCCTCGACCTCGCCGATGGCGCCGCCCTGGATCCGGAGGGACTCAAGGACTACTGCCGCGAGCGCCTGACCCGCTACAAGGTCCCGCGCACCTTCTACCACTTTGAGGAGCTGGCCAAGGACCAGATGGGCAAGATCCGCCGCCGCGAGGTCCAAGCAGACCTCATCCGCCGCCTCGAGGCCGAACAGAACTAG
- a CDS encoding response regulator transcription factor: MTTILIVEDEESLADPLAFLLRKEGFEPIIAHDGPTALEKFAANDIDIVLLDLMLPGMSGTEVCKQLRTTSSVPVIMVTARDSEIDKVVGLELGADDYVTKPYSSRELIARIRAVLRRGHDSGAGADTEAEEEVAEQILEGGRVKMDVERHTVTVADEPVSMPLKEFDLLEYLLRNAGRVLTRGQLIDRIWGADYVGDTKTLDVHVKRLRSKIEEQPSRPKHLVTVRGLGYKFEL; encoded by the coding sequence ATGACCACCATCCTCATCGTTGAAGATGAAGAGTCGCTGGCAGATCCGCTGGCATTTCTCCTCCGCAAGGAGGGCTTCGAGCCGATCATCGCGCACGATGGCCCCACCGCGCTGGAAAAGTTTGCCGCTAACGACATCGATATCGTCCTTCTAGACCTCATGCTGCCCGGCATGTCCGGCACCGAGGTATGCAAGCAGCTGCGCACCACCTCGTCCGTGCCGGTCATCATGGTGACCGCGCGCGATTCCGAGATCGACAAGGTCGTCGGCCTCGAGCTGGGCGCCGATGACTACGTGACCAAGCCCTATTCCTCCCGCGAGCTCATCGCCCGCATCCGCGCGGTCCTGCGCCGCGGCCACGATTCCGGCGCCGGTGCCGATACCGAGGCGGAGGAAGAAGTAGCCGAGCAGATCCTCGAGGGCGGCCGCGTCAAGATGGACGTGGAACGCCACACCGTTACCGTCGCGGACGAGCCGGTATCCATGCCTCTTAAGGAATTCGACCTCTTGGAGTACCTGCTGCGCAACGCCGGCCGCGTACTCACCCGTGGCCAGCTCATTGACCGCATCTGGGGCGCCGATTATGTTGGCGACACCAAGACGCTCGACGTTCACGTCAAGCGTCTGCGCTCCAAGATCGAGGAGCAGCCCTCCCGCCCGAAGCACCTGGTTACGGTGCGCGGCCTGGGCTATAAATTCGAGCTCTAG
- a CDS encoding tripartite tricarboxylate transporter TctB family protein, protein MADKNKLTVAELLARDKKARGEKGGKDDKRSRRHRRSLDEGGISVAELTGNLKKVEASPAEAKHTSVSIDEDAPVIRAPKAADATDADSAKKSTAKKPAAAGAVQEAAKKKQPSADDTAVIQRVDKAKADDAKPAATKPAAANAATAKPAAEKPTADKAGADKATAAKPVDEKPKADKGAKAAGAGAAAAGAGAAAAAAVPASKKAGVAKDAEETGNLPKIEDDEEWIEEEHEKLNPVSILLMIVAGILLAIVIFKGFEILWDSFPRVIVAILALCVTAIMVGVTHALRTARDGFSMFLAGFTGLILTFGSLLLVML, encoded by the coding sequence ATGGCTGACAAGAACAAGTTGACCGTGGCAGAGCTGCTGGCTCGCGATAAAAAGGCCCGCGGCGAGAAGGGCGGCAAGGACGACAAGCGTTCGCGCCGCCACCGCCGCAGCCTCGATGAAGGCGGCATCTCCGTTGCCGAGCTAACCGGCAACCTTAAGAAGGTCGAGGCTTCGCCTGCCGAGGCCAAGCACACCTCCGTCTCTATCGACGAAGATGCCCCCGTCATCCGTGCTCCCAAGGCTGCCGACGCGACCGATGCCGATTCCGCGAAGAAGTCCACCGCAAAGAAGCCTGCCGCTGCCGGCGCGGTACAGGAGGCGGCGAAGAAGAAGCAGCCTTCTGCCGATGACACCGCGGTAATCCAGCGCGTGGATAAGGCAAAGGCGGACGACGCTAAGCCGGCTGCCACCAAGCCTGCCGCGGCGAACGCAGCTACGGCCAAGCCTGCAGCGGAGAAGCCGACCGCTGACAAGGCCGGCGCGGACAAGGCCACCGCAGCGAAGCCCGTTGATGAAAAGCCGAAGGCCGACAAGGGCGCGAAGGCAGCTGGAGCGGGAGCTGCCGCTGCAGGCGCTGGAGCGGCCGCTGCGGCGGCGGTGCCGGCGTCGAAGAAGGCGGGCGTCGCTAAGGATGCCGAGGAAACCGGCAACCTGCCCAAGATTGAGGACGACGAAGAGTGGATCGAGGAAGAGCACGAGAAGCTCAACCCAGTTTCCATCCTGCTGATGATTGTCGCGGGCATCTTGCTGGCGATTGTCATCTTCAAGGGCTTTGAGATTCTGTGGGATAGCTTCCCGCGCGTGATCGTCGCCATCCTCGCGTTGTGCGTCACCGCGATTATGGTGGGCGTGACGCACGCCCTGCGCACCGCGCGCGATGGATTCTCCATGTTCTTGGCCGGCTTTACCGGCCTAATCCTGACCTTCGGCTCGCTGCTGTTGGTTATGCTCTAA
- the proC gene encoding pyrroline-5-carboxylate reductase → MTKIAILGGGQIGEALTSGLVASGFAGSDITVTNRTESRSQELKETYGVATTSDNAAAVDGADYIFACVKPYAILDLLEGLEPAKDAVVVSMAAGLTLEQLQGAAGEGVPVVRVMPNTPMLVRRGMCTCAAGEHVSDAQMEGVRELLEAVGEVAVIPEKNIDAATALAGSSPAYFFLVAEALVDAGVQLGLPRDVAEKLAAQAAAGSGEMLASSGRSATQLRAGVTSPGGTTAAAVRELEESGLRGAFYRAAEACSDKAKELG, encoded by the coding sequence ATGACAAAGATTGCAATTTTAGGCGGCGGACAAATCGGTGAGGCTTTGACCTCGGGACTCGTAGCTTCGGGCTTTGCGGGCTCGGATATCACGGTCACCAACCGCACCGAATCACGCAGCCAGGAACTCAAAGAGACTTATGGCGTCGCCACCACCAGCGATAATGCGGCGGCGGTAGACGGCGCGGATTATATCTTCGCGTGCGTGAAGCCCTACGCCATCCTGGATCTGCTCGAAGGCCTTGAACCAGCCAAGGATGCCGTGGTCGTGTCCATGGCCGCGGGCCTGACGCTAGAGCAGCTGCAGGGTGCGGCGGGCGAAGGCGTGCCGGTGGTGCGCGTTATGCCCAATACCCCCATGTTGGTGCGCCGCGGCATGTGCACCTGCGCGGCCGGTGAGCACGTGAGCGACGCCCAGATGGAGGGCGTGCGCGAGCTGCTGGAGGCCGTCGGCGAGGTAGCGGTCATCCCGGAGAAGAATATCGACGCCGCCACCGCGCTGGCGGGATCCTCGCCGGCCTATTTCTTCCTCGTGGCAGAAGCGCTTGTCGATGCCGGCGTGCAACTCGGCCTTCCCCGCGACGTCGCCGAGAAGCTTGCCGCCCAGGCCGCAGCCGGCTCTGGTGAGATGCTGGCTAGCTCCGGCCGCTCGGCCACCCAGCTGCGCGCTGGCGTAACCTCCCCGGGCGGCACCACCGCCGCCGCCGTCCGCGAGCTGGAGGAGTCCGGCCTGCGCGGCGCGTTCTACCGCGCGGCAGAGGCCTGCTCCGATAAGGCTAAGGAGCTCGGCTAG
- the mshA gene encoding D-inositol-3-phosphate glycosyltransferase yields MRIAMISMHTSPIEQPGSGDAGGMNVYVLNSARQLARRGIEVDVYTRATRPSQGEIIEVEPHLRVINIVAGPYEGLDKEDLPTQLAAFAGGMVQFAKWQGKKYDLIHSHYWLSGQVGWLLRDLWGIPLIHTAHTLAAVKNASRTADDTLESEARRICEQQLVDNADLLVVNTEQEARDLAEHYDAECDIIRVVSPGADVELFTPGTDRNTERSRRELGIPLHTKVVAFVGRLQKFKGPEVLIRATAELFRREPTRNLRVVICGGPSGANTAPEAYRELARELGVDKRVRFLGARPPEELVGVYRAADIVAVPSYNESFGLVSLEAQASGTPVVAAAVGGLPIAVAEGETGLLVHSHDPSDWADALARLLDDDPMRIAMGEAAVAHAARFSWASSAAALAEIYDEASRIEVPDCHQRRAIGD; encoded by the coding sequence ATGCGCATCGCCATGATCTCTATGCATACCTCGCCGATTGAACAGCCCGGCTCGGGGGACGCCGGCGGCATGAACGTCTACGTCCTCAATAGTGCGCGCCAACTGGCTCGCCGGGGAATAGAGGTGGACGTCTACACTCGCGCGACGCGGCCTAGCCAAGGCGAAATCATTGAGGTTGAACCCCACCTGCGCGTTATTAATATCGTCGCCGGGCCGTACGAGGGCCTGGATAAAGAGGATCTACCTACCCAGCTGGCCGCTTTCGCGGGCGGCATGGTGCAATTTGCCAAGTGGCAGGGCAAGAAATATGACCTTATTCACTCGCACTACTGGCTCTCCGGCCAGGTGGGCTGGCTACTGCGGGATCTCTGGGGCATCCCGCTCATCCACACGGCCCATACCCTCGCCGCGGTGAAGAACGCCTCCCGGACCGCGGATGACACCTTGGAGTCCGAGGCCCGGCGCATCTGTGAGCAGCAACTAGTGGATAACGCGGACCTGCTCGTGGTCAATACCGAGCAAGAGGCCCGCGACTTGGCCGAGCACTACGACGCCGAGTGCGACATCATTCGCGTGGTCTCGCCCGGCGCCGACGTCGAGCTTTTTACCCCTGGCACGGACCGCAATACCGAGCGCTCCCGCCGCGAGCTGGGCATTCCACTGCACACCAAGGTGGTGGCCTTTGTGGGGCGCCTGCAAAAATTCAAGGGCCCAGAGGTCCTCATCCGCGCCACGGCCGAGCTCTTCCGCCGCGAACCGACCCGCAACCTGCGCGTGGTCATCTGTGGCGGACCATCGGGGGCCAATACGGCGCCGGAGGCCTATAGGGAGTTGGCGCGTGAGTTGGGCGTCGATAAGCGCGTGCGCTTTTTGGGCGCCCGCCCGCCAGAGGAGCTGGTGGGGGTCTACCGCGCGGCCGATATCGTGGCGGTGCCTAGCTATAACGAGTCCTTCGGCCTAGTGTCGCTGGAGGCCCAGGCTTCTGGCACGCCGGTGGTGGCCGCGGCCGTTGGCGGGCTGCCCATCGCCGTGGCCGAAGGGGAGACCGGCCTGCTGGTGCACTCGCATGACCCATCCGACTGGGCCGATGCTCTAGCCCGCCTGCTTGACGACGACCCCATGCGCATCGCCATGGGCGAAGCCGCCGTCGCCCACGCCGCGCGCTTTAGTTGGGCCAGCTCCGCCGCCGCGCTCGCAGAAATCTATGACGAGGCCAGCCGCATCGAGGTCCCGGATTGCCATCAACGGCGGGCGATTGGGGATTAA
- a CDS encoding sensor histidine kinase, which produces MELILSFAAGVVACGLALPVISWLRGRIARYRQATDAEANQVTTVSQVLHLAVQGSPTALAVLDRNQEIVMSNPAAHEMSLVHDRAVNPDVWQTAQEVFEDKETRTVDLAIPKRRTGHRVTQFKAVIKPLTLNDGRFVIIYGTDESENVRMESARRDFVANVSHELKTPVGGIALLAEALLQDPGDQETVEYFGNKVYKEANRMADMVSELISLSKLQGAEALPEMEPLAVDDLIEEALSRNQLAAEARSIELNRGASVGVQVKGDRSLLVTALSNLISNAINYSPEKMPVSVSQKVVDGGVVLIRVTDRGIGIAPDDQKRVFERFFRVDQARSRQTGGTGLGLAIVKHVVANHGGNIKLWSRPGTGSTFTIELPIYREEKPAQEAGMKDNEKKDAVTAAAPGLPRAVARVAARRKDKAQ; this is translated from the coding sequence GTGGAATTGATTCTTTCCTTTGCCGCCGGCGTGGTGGCCTGCGGGTTGGCGCTGCCGGTGATTTCTTGGCTGCGCGGGCGCATTGCGCGCTACCGCCAAGCCACCGATGCCGAGGCCAACCAAGTGACGACGGTCAGCCAGGTGCTGCATTTGGCTGTGCAGGGCTCGCCGACGGCCCTGGCGGTGTTGGACCGCAACCAAGAAATCGTCATGTCCAATCCCGCCGCCCACGAGATGTCCCTGGTGCATGATCGCGCCGTGAACCCGGACGTGTGGCAGACCGCGCAGGAGGTCTTCGAGGACAAGGAGACCCGCACCGTCGACCTGGCCATTCCCAAGCGCCGCACGGGCCACCGCGTCACTCAGTTCAAGGCGGTCATTAAGCCGCTGACGCTTAACGACGGCCGCTTTGTCATCATCTACGGCACCGATGAGAGCGAAAACGTCCGCATGGAATCTGCCCGCCGCGATTTCGTGGCAAACGTTTCCCACGAGCTCAAGACCCCCGTCGGCGGCATTGCGCTGCTGGCCGAGGCCCTGCTCCAAGACCCCGGTGACCAGGAAACCGTGGAGTACTTTGGCAACAAGGTTTACAAGGAAGCCAACCGCATGGCCGATATGGTCAGCGAGCTTATTTCCTTGTCCAAGCTGCAAGGCGCCGAGGCGCTGCCGGAGATGGAACCGTTGGCCGTCGATGACCTCATCGAGGAAGCGCTCTCGCGCAACCAACTGGCTGCGGAGGCCCGCTCCATCGAGCTCAACCGGGGCGCCTCCGTCGGCGTGCAGGTCAAAGGAGATAGGTCCCTGCTGGTTACCGCACTATCTAACCTCATCTCCAACGCGATTAACTATTCGCCGGAGAAGATGCCGGTATCGGTCTCCCAGAAAGTCGTGGACGGTGGGGTCGTGCTCATCCGCGTCACCGACCGCGGCATCGGTATCGCACCGGATGATCAAAAACGTGTTTTTGAGCGCTTCTTCCGCGTAGACCAAGCCCGGTCGCGGCAGACCGGAGGCACTGGCCTAGGATTAGCAATTGTTAAACACGTGGTGGCCAACCACGGCGGCAACATCAAACTGTGGTCCCGGCCCGGTACGGGTTCTACATTCACTATTGAGTTGCCTATCTACAGAGAAGAAAAGCCAGCGCAGGAAGCTGGCATGAAGGATAATGAGAAGAAGGATGCCGTCACTGCGGCGGCGCCTGGGCTCCCGCGTGCAGTAGCACGCGTCGCAGCACGTCGAAAGGATAAAGCACAATGA